In the genome of Aedes aegypti strain LVP_AGWG chromosome 2, AaegL5.0 Primary Assembly, whole genome shotgun sequence, the window tcGGAGggtaaaatcacctccaaacactagcgattttgcggtgggatgttgacgtttgatcacgaataacaatatattatcacagacaaacagacgtaacacttagaacaaatttcgatcaaaatcatagtcacgagtacatgtacgcccaatgctaaaattggtgtgtttggccgacgggccaacagatggcggtagtgtgcgaTGCAAGCGCTGCaagtggtggattggccacctaccatatatttgaatcgaccgttaaaaaggtggtcgttggacaatggacctatgcacgggttcactatttgacgtttttacggtgccgtgttatttatgtcaccatggaagctagtgaattcggcaccgctcaaacgtcgaatagtgaactcgtgcatcggtccatgatgagagtgtgacgtctgtttgtctgtgatattatTATCATGTTGTGTCCCACTGGGCTTGATGATAATGTTTGGAATATCGCTTCACACATTCATTCACACTGTCGTTGTCTATACACGGTcgtttgcgaataccctttaatgggtaaaaattcacccatttccgctagaagtgcctctccacatttaatgagtaaacacggtttactctttaaagagtaaaagCGGTTTATGTCAATGGATGGGTATTTATTTACCCATTATACGAAACGCCAACGCACCGGaaaatgggtgaaaaaataCCCTTTTTAGGAAAGAAGAATGGgggaaaattgtttatttttctcGTTTGGGTTTAGTAATAATAAAACTTctcttttcatataatttattgACGAATACATAAACAATGCACTTAACAGATTCATTGAAAAGAAAACTCAATAGATTTTCATGTTGAAATCAGCCATTGCATCTTCCAGAACTGAGCTCAAAGCAACCAAGAGTTTCTTGGAATctggaaataatttcaaataatctAAATTAGATTTCATTTACACCTATGCTAGTATCACTTACCACTTATTAATAATGTTCTACGAGCATCACTCAATTATCAAACATAAAGATCTAGTGGTTTGATCAAAACGACTTATGAATTGCCCGAAATGAAGTAAACTATTTATAACTGTTTTTCACCCATTTATGGGTTCACAAAGAGTTTTCAACAATGGGTGTTTTTTCACTCTTTTTGAGTTTTTAAATTCCCCCATTTTTTGACAGATCGGGACGCTATTCAACAATGGgtattttttcacccattaaagggtattcgcaaaccacCGTGTACGCAGTGCCAAACTGGGCACCCTATCCGAAGCCGCATCTGTCAAAACTCAAAATCTTCGTCGAAGATTCTTCGATCCGTTCCGAACTCAAACTCGCTTTGTCATTTTACGATCGCAGGGCAAGTCGGTGTAAACAATTTTAATTCGCTTGTGAAATTTGCGGAAAATATCAGTGTTTTACTGAAAAATATATTGTTAAATCGTAGTTCAATTGAATAAAGAACTCATCATGGATATGGACTACTCAAATGACTGGAGAAAAGCTCACCACAGCACCGGTGTAAGTAGAAATGTTCCTCCGTTCGCTTTGCTATTAGGTTAGGAATCAATTGATGTTTTTGCATCTCACTGTTACTCGAAATTCCCTTCCCTTCCAGACCACCATTATGGCCGTGGAATTCGATGGTGGAGTGGTCATCGGGGCCGATTCTCGTACCAGCACGGGAACCTACGTGGCCAATCGTGTGACGGATAAGTTGACCAAACTGACAGACAAGATTTACTGTTGCCGTTCCGGATCGGCCGCTGATACCCAAGCTATTGCGGATATTGTGGCCTATTCCCTGAACTATCATGAGTAAGTTGAGAATATAATGATACTAATGGAAGAAATGATGtaggaaatatcgatatttttaGGAATCAAACCGGTGAGGAACCACTTGTGGCCGACGCCGCCTGCGAGTTCCGCCAGTACTGCTACAACTATCGTGACTCGTTGATGGCCGGAATCATCGTCGCCGGATTCGACAACAAGAACGGAGGCCAGGTCTATTCGGTCCCGGTGGGAGGAATGCAGATCCGGCAGAGTGTCACCATCGGCGGTTCGGGCAGTTCGTACATTTACGGATTCGTGAAGGAACATTACCGCGAGGGAATGCCCAAGGATGAATGCGTCGAATTTGTCAAGAAGGCCGTTTTCCACGCGATGTACCACGACGGAAGCTCCGGTGGAGTTTGCCGTATCGGAATCATCACCAAGGATGGAGTCGAGCGGCAGGTGCACTTCGCTCCACGCGATTACGAAAATGCCGCCGCGGCTCAAGCTGGACCTTCGGTGGCTGTCGTGGCTTGAAGTGTAGATACGATAAGGTCTTCGgaatgaataaatttttgattcGGTATAAATAGAAGTTTTATAAGGATTTTGGGAAAAGCTATGAGCAGTATATTTTAGTTGAAGGAACGTTAAGTCATGATTGATGAACCTATAGATATTTACAGGATGAGTTTAATCTAATGTTAAGCACTTATTTTCGTTTCTTTCCTCCTTTGCTTCGTTCTCCGTCGGATTTCTGAGCTTTCAGTTTATCAACGTAGACGCTGTGGCCCGTCTGCTTGAGATGGTTGAATAGCTTATTCTTTGAGTTGAATTTCTCGTTGCAAGTGACGCACTTATGATCCACATCAGCACTCGACTCGGCACTTTCAGCGGTCAGTTCGATTGGTTTAGCTGTATCCGTTTCCGGTTTTGGTACATCTTTTGTAACAGATTCTTTAGCAGCAACTCCGTTCTTAACTTTACTTTGTCCAACCTCCTTGCCTTTGGCTTTCCCCTTTTTAGGCTTCTTAGAATCCGCCCAATCGTCGTCACTTTCAGCTTTTGAAGCACCTGGCAGGAGAATATCAACATGCTCTTCTTCATCTTCGGAAGGCTGCAATTTTTTGACTGGCTTTTtcttgtttttactttttttagattttgcctTAACTATCGCTTCCTCCTCTTCTTCATCTTCTACTCCACTGGCCTCATCTTGAGGAGGCTCATCCTTTTCAGTTGATGGTTCTTCGTTGCTTTTTGCAGCAGCTTGTTCATCCTTACGCATTTGTTCTCGGAGCAGATCCACATTCTGCTTATGCTTCTTAGAGGACTCATGATTCTCATAAGATTTTTtattgttgaacattttatcaCAAGCCACACAGTAGAGATCATCCACGTAGAAGGTTTCCTCTCCGTCTTCGTTTTGGCTGATGATCAAACCATTCATAGCGTCTCCCATGGCTTGCACCAGCTCTTCCTCGTCATCCGAAGACTCTTCTGATGCAGCTGCATACGATTCTTCCAGTTTCCTAAAATGAGTCGAATTCAGTATAGGGTAAATAAAAACTACACTTTAATACGATGCATATTGTGACTAAATATGAGCTCTGTTGCTTTTCAAAAACTcccctgccgaagtgaatcaaaagtgccacgAATAGGCAAATGACACCCTACCTACAAAGCACGGTGTTTTAATTTGTCGTAAGTCGTGCCCTTTTTGAATAGTgattaagcgatgtacacggagAAGAATAATTAGTAAAAACAACCAAAGCTCGatttattttaaccaaaatttaagcacagacaaacagatgtcacactctcatcatagtccatcgaccaccgtttaaagcgaagtatgcacttcaacagaaaagtaatcgcctatctcgatgcgtggtaaatttcttgcaagatatGCTTAAGAAAGGCATTTTTTTatcgcagttgaaaagaaatgtcaattcaaatggagctaactgtagaaaatttcttaacCATTTCTtaagcagaaatttttacagcatacttagcttaacggTCGATTTAAATACATAATAGTTGGCCAATCGACCACCCACAGCgcgctaaacttctcaaatcaagaatgtttctagtcaaaaatactacaactctggttaaatcaacagaagaaattttcttgtgtagtgatgttgactatgttttggtagagttaacagattaatgtagtcgattgaaatcgttggtgcagttcttaattttaccatggattcagtagtttctacaataaaattcatttcagtgtatgattttgatccaaatttgttctaagtgttacgtctgtttgtatgtgattacaatatacaaaatattcatgaattatATGTTTTGACGCATCAGGCCTTAGCCTGTCACTGTGACACACGCaaaggaaaaattaaaaaaacatgcTGCTTTCTGGtaaatgttttgaaatcaaactataaggtaccgcggggcaaatGGGTAAATTGgataagtaaaaataattagtATATTTAACTGAATCTATATGAATTaatgttttaaactcatgcgtaaacctttgaggccattgagaacattacgataggcaagagatttctgagatttttcagtcattattgcataatagagcgaaagattgttaacctgtcaactatcactTCGTAACAAGTTAACTAAATTAGAACACCgtaaattttctaatcacgtgggtcaagtgaaaagtttatcattaaataatgattttatgttttctctttaggtaggtataagtatacaaggttcgcaattatcatagaacaacagatcgtgctgataattcaagaaacactatactcaaagagTTAAAagctattcgtgatcaaacgtcaacatcccaccgcaagatcgctagtgtttggaggtgattttaacctacAAATTGcaaaatcatcacctccaagttagttctaataccctccgttatatgaattatggtggcgcgtcgatcgtcgcaagtttctcgttaaacagtcaattatCATGACCATATAATGGAACTTtactgggttcaattcccagtcggtccaggatcttttcgtaatggaactttccttgacttccctgagcatagagtataatcgtacctgccacacgatatacgaatgcgaaaatggcaactaagtcaaagaaagctctcagttaataactgtggaagtgttcattggAACACTACgttgagtagccggctctgtcccaatgaggacgtaatgccaagaagatgaagaagagttttataaaagttaTTCAAGTGAATCTTCACCACGCAAAGGGTGCATCGACAGTGCTTAGCAGAAGATTCACTAAGGAAAGAATAGACATTTCAGGGGCCCCCACAAATCTCGACAAacatatagggtagatgtattaaTCTTCGCCATGCTTTAGTTTTCGCCCCCTTCATACAAATTTGCAGGGGCAGGGGCGAAAATAAGTGCAAATTTCTTGGGTGGCGAAGATTAGTTCTTTACCCTATATGGGTGAACTTTTACGAATAATTATAATCAATGCAAGCAATCAATAATATTTGGAATTACACCATATGAAAGATAAAAGTTGTTCCATAAATCCGGAATAATGGGTGAAATGTATGCAAATAAACTTATATGAAATTACTAAAACAACATATTAGAACATCAAGAATGGGATTCTGTTCACCTcgcgagaaaaaaaatatgattaagAAAGATTAAAAAACGATTTGGATAAACACGTAGAGTGACATTCTTTTGCTTAAATTCCTTTCAATGTTCTAACGTGGATTCTGCTACTATAATAAATGCTCTCTCAAAGAAGTTAAGGACTAGGTTTGAATGCAATTTATTCATTATGTATTATATTCATACGACAGTGTTGCTGCtcgtaatattttttcaaaaatttagagATAATTCCGAAGACTTCATCAGGAGTTCGTGAGTTATTATTGCAAGTAGAATTCCTCTAATTTTTTTTAGATGTCTCAtgaaattaaccctctaatacccaaccccgcctttagacggggtgcactttggaattttgtgtatattttcgtagctcggaaatcaaaatgattttatttttggcttataccttgactcataacacgcatataagaaaagttttttatgacttttgaaacttttttgtatttttagaaattgttagaaaaattgcattcttatataacctacaaatgcctgggcttcatttaacgtgtaatataaaaaatcgtaccttttatatttttctacgattaacctatcacaaacgaagagcctggtggtattaaaatcatttcaaacctgtttttccgttagttacacggaaaataaaatacgctccgaaaaaaaaaataaaaatttaatatttttcataataccgtaacaattaaaatttttattattgccaaaaatcaacaactagaaaaggcttcaagaaaaaatgaaaaaagctaggaatgttcaaaaataaaaattataaaaatcaaaaaccaaaatttaaaaatttgcgaataaaaataaataaatgcccaaaacgtgtctagaacgattttagataacaaaaaataatacttaaatcgaaaataaaaatttgggtattagaggattaacctgaatttttccaaggataaccaaaaaaataccttagagattccatcaggaattccttcaaagattcttttatttatttttcaaatctaattatccaagattttatccgaagattcatccatcgattttcTAAGTTTATCCTACAAGGTTTCCGTTGAGAACACCTTCAAAAAATTTTTGGGAGATCTCATTGAGTAACAACTAGAGAATTtagttgaaggattagtgaaaagaTAGCTGAAGGAACCTCTAGTATAGTATTTGGAAAAAAAGATGTAATCTGGGAGAACTGGTAGTCAAACCTCCATGTAGGAGTTCCTGGACAAGATTTCTTGATGTTTTTCTTCAGCGATCctgtagaatttttttctatggATCCTGTAGAATTTTTCATCATGATTTATTGCAATCAGAACAATCAAGACTTtgaagaccattttggttaaaatggacactttagagaccttccattaaatATAGGAACTTAAAAAATCAAacagagaccaagtctctagaaaAAGACCTGCTTCCAGCCCAACACCAATTTCTTCTACTCAAAACTGATAAGTAAATCtgtattttaaacaatttaaataataaaacatgAATAGAATAAGCTAAATTCGAATAAAGGTACCTACAAGAAGGTAATGGATCAGTGCACgaattcattatttgacgtttgagcggtgccgtgttatttacgtgaccatggaaacgagtgaattcggcaccgctcaaacgtcaaattgatgaactcgtgcatcgatccatAGCCAAATGGATTTTTGTTGTTTACGaataaactcaaaaaaaaaaaagattttgacCTAAACATATGAAATctacaaaaatacataaaatattaaagaaaacattagtaacattatttcaaatttaaaattggtaAACATTCATAAGAGATCTAAAGCATTTTTTGAACGTTATAAAATAGTTCGACTTCTGATAATGTAAACCTTACAAAGAACATTAAAAATATCTAGTCTTTTTTTAGGTATCAACATGACTTTTTGGGAAAAGGGCCCCCACTAGACAATGGCCCCTGGGCCCCCACATTCGTAAATCCGGCTCTGCGCCATCAAAAATATGGAGCAGCACCAATATTAATTAACGAGGCGAATACCTCTTGAACTACATTTCGTCCAATAATATTGACATATGTAATAGAGGTAACTCGCCGACATTTATTAATGCAATTCGACAAGAGTTTCTTTATCTTACGATCTGTAGTGATTTGTTGTCTGAAAAGATtgtgaactggcatgtttctgatgaagaatcattgtcagatcacAAGCACATCAGGTTTGATTATAAAGTCGGATTACTTTTATCAGAAAAGTATGGGAATCCTAGGAAAACTAACTGGGATCTTATTGGTTTCACTTAATGAATGACTTTCCATACAAAAGTGAGTTAATCAAAATGCATTCACAGCTAAAATCTACTTCTGATGTGATTATTGACAAAACGATCACATCGTATCACGCCAGCTGTCCTATCAAACATAGGATGTCCAATAGGGATGTTCCTTGGTGGAATGATAGGCTGGCAGAATTGAGGAAGAAATCTAGACGATTGTTCAATAGAACAAAGACTACTTCAGACTGGGTCACATATAAACAGGCCTTAACAGAATACAACTGAGAGTTGAGGCAAGCCAAACGAAAGGATTGGAGACGGGTATACGAAGACATCGATAACGCTCCTACAGCTGCAAGGCTTCATAAAGTTCTTTCAAAAGACCACTCAAACGATCTTAGCAACCTCAAAATAGAAGATGGCAGTTTTACTGTTGATTCTTCTGAAATATTGGAAGTTATGATGAGAACTCATTTTCCTGGATCGATCCCGTACTCGGCTGAAGCACAGGAACTGAATAGCGCAAAGTATGAATGGTCATTAGatgcctatcagaaagcttgtgaaatcttTACACCATCAAGGAACGAATCGTTTAAGTTCTTTTCAACCTTTCAAATCTGCAGGAAAAGATGACATTTTTCCAGCGTTATTATAACAGGGTAAAACTGTGCTCTGTTCACTTTTAGCGGAAATATATAAAGCCAGTATAACACTGAGTTACATACCTAGTGTATGGAGAAAGGTTCGAGTTATCTTTATTCTAAATTCCGGTAACAGGGATAGAACGACTCCTAAAGCCTTTAGGCTCATAAGTCTTTCCTCCGTTTTAttaaagacaatggaaaaaGTAGTCGATGACTACATAAAGTCAACGAGTTTAGCCAGATTACCTCttagtaaatttcaatttacatatcAAGCAGGTAAATCTACAATAACGGCGTTACAATCGTTAGTTAATAGAATCGAGAAATCATTTCAAGCCAAGGAAATAGCTGTAGTGGCTTTTCTTGATATTGAAGGcgcattcgataatgcatctCCCTTCCATACTTTCGGCAATGGAATTAAGGGGCTTTGATAGATGCATTGTTGATTGGATAATGAAAATGCTAAAAGATCGAGTAATTTGTGCTCATCTGGGAGGTGCGCAACTATCTATAAAGACGATAAAGGGttgtcctcaaggaggagtaCTATCACCCTTATTGTGGTCATTTGTAGTAGACGACCTTCTTAAAAAGCTAACAAAGTTTTGAGGTTAATGGATATGCAGACGATGTGGTTATTGTTATTCGTGAAAAATATGAATACAATACCAATCGGTTACAAGCTGCACTAAACATGACTCTCAAGTCAGGCCTGAATGTAAATCCTTCTAAGATTAATATTGTTCCTTTCaccagaaggaaaaaaaactctaaCACAGCCTTCTCTGGATGGAGTCCAGGTTCGGTTTTCGGATGAAGTTAAACACCTCGGTGTTACTTTGGACAAATAGGCTCTacagtaaagaaaaaaaaaatgaatcttctaaaaattttgttcagcttgTCACGTTTTCCATGGTTCCCCCTTAGAGCGTGACATTATTTGTGCATGAACCCTAATTTGAAAGTGTCTTTCATCATCAAAGCcagctataaaaaaaaaacagtttagaTCTTATGGAAAAATAGCCTCTTCCTTAAAATGGAATTCAGATTTATGAACATCAGCGACGTTTTATACTATTTCCTAGATAATATCTAGGGAAATCAGGGCTccctcttgaaaaaaaaaaaacaattatgaaCAACAACGAGAACATAGGTACCTGAATTGTGCACACAAAAAGAAACCTGACAGGAACCACGACATGAGAGTTAGATTTCTAAGtcgaaaagaaatttttttcaagatatttataagacatttttggaatttctcgtgacattacAAGTATTACTGTTCGTTTTACTGTAGATTTCTTTCACAGTTCCAATCCAAAGATCAGTAGTTTTGTTTTGACATTTTTCGCGAACTTTCTAGGaaatttttctaagaaattaGTTTTAAATACCTTCAACAATTTAATCTGTAATTTTTCGCAGATTTTGCCAAGGTGATTGCATCATAAATCCCTCCAaagattgtttaaaaaaaatcgtttaggtctccaaaaaaatttggggtgggtaatgtctattacattaccgcggggttgacgtagaactacgtagattagatgtttgatagctcgggtgcttcgatcgtgataatcgatagaatcggtccagtgctttggtctgtagcaatatccattgcatgagcatttaggctctgtacattgatactcatcaatatgcaggcttggccgctatgatccagtatttcacgcagttcgtctcaaagcgtcactaatcgatgattgcctaagcgctgcagctcattcctcaagtcaaccctcttggtagaattgctgcctttggcg includes:
- the LOC5567995 gene encoding dnaJ homolog subfamily C member 21 encodes the protein MKCHYEVLGVERSANDDEIKKAYRKLALRWHPDKNLDNPEEANQQFLLVQAAYDVLSDMQERAWYDNHREQILRGGHTNYEDNSLDLFQYFTTSCYKGFGDDEGGFYAVYGEVFHTIASEEIEFLENEEDFEDIPKFGNSKSDYETEVRLFYAYWEGYCTKKSYAWLNPHNISEIRDRRILKAIEKENKKVQQKARKERNEEIRSLVMFVKKRDKRVQAYKKLLEERAEQNRIKSQQNRLEQIRRKQKEIEEQQRNSSNVFNEAYEEQLRKLEESYAAASEESSDDEEELVQAMGDAMNGLIISQNEDGEETFYVDDLYCVACDKMFNNKKSYENHESSKKHKQNVDLLREQMRKDEQAAAKSNEEPSTEKDEPPQDEASGVEDEEEEEAIVKAKSKKSKNKKKPVKKLQPSEDEEEHVDILLPGASKAESDDDWADSKKPKKGKAKGKEVGQSKVKNGVAAKESVTKDVPKPETDTAKPIELTAESAESSADVDHKCVTCNEKFNSKNKLFNHLKQTGHSVYVDKLKAQKSDGERSKGGKKRK
- the LOC5567996 gene encoding proteasome subunit beta type-6: MDMDYSNDWRKAHHSTGTTIMAVEFDGGVVIGADSRTSTGTYVANRVTDKLTKLTDKIYCCRSGSAADTQAIADIVAYSLNYHENQTGEEPLVADAACEFRQYCYNYRDSLMAGIIVAGFDNKNGGQVYSVPVGGMQIRQSVTIGGSGSSYIYGFVKEHYREGMPKDECVEFVKKAVFHAMYHDGSSGGVCRIGIITKDGVERQVHFAPRDYENAAAAQAGPSVAVVA